Below is a window of 'Nostoc azollae' 0708 DNA.
AAACTTCCAGGCTTGGGCGCAAATCCTCATGGAACATCAAAACCGATTATATATCGCTTCTGGTGATTTGATGAGTTTGGGTTTAGGTGGTAGTGCAGCCGGAACAGGAATGAATACCCATCCTGAATATCGCAAACGGGTAGTAGAAGTGCTTTCGCAATTATTAGAAATGCCTTTAGAACCCGCACCGCATTTAATGGCCGCTATGCAAAGTATGGGTGCATTTGTGAATGTTTCCGGGGGAGTGCGAAATTTAGCCCAGGATTTAGTTAAAATCTCCCATGACCTACGGTTAATGGACTCAGGACCCAAAAACGGGTTGAAGGAAATTCAACTACCTCCAGTCCAACCGGGTTCTTCTATTATGCCTGGGAAATATAACCCGGTAATGGCAGAGATGACATCAATGGTATGTTTTCAGGTGATGGGATACGATAATGCCATCTCACTTGCAGCCCAAGCCGGACAATTAGAATTAAATGTGATGATGCCCCTCATCGCCTACAATTTAATTCACAGCATCGAGATTTTAGGAAATACAATTTCTGCTCTAACTACAAGCTGCATCCAAGGTATCACTGCCAATAAAGAAAGATGTTTAGCCTACGCTGAAGGTAGTTTAGCATTAGTCACCGCCTTAAATCCCCACATTGGTTATCTTAATGCTGCTGCCGTCGCTAAAGAATCTTTAGAGACCGGGAAATCTCTGCGTCAGATAGTTCTTGCAAAAGGCTTAATGACAGAAGCAGAATTAGCAACCGTCTTAGATTTAGAGCAGATGAGCGCAATTGTGCCTTTATAAAGAAAGAAGTAAGGGTTTAGCAATGCTAAACCCTCAAGGATTAATTCAAATTCATCTATATTATTAGATAATAACG
It encodes the following:
- a CDS encoding aspartate ammonia-lyase yields the protein MTTNTDFRIERDSMGDRSIASNVYYGIQTQRAIENFPISGIKPLPTYISACLYVKKATAIVNGDLGCIPADISQVIIQATDEILAGKLRDQFVVDIYQAGAGTSHHMNVNEVLANRALEILGDEKGNYKRVSPNDHLNYGQSTNDVIPTSIRIGSLLALSKTLHPALETAISVLEAKAVEFQDIVKSGRTHLQDAVPVRLGENFQAWAQILMEHQNRLYIASGDLMSLGLGGSAAGTGMNTHPEYRKRVVEVLSQLLEMPLEPAPHLMAAMQSMGAFVNVSGGVRNLAQDLVKISHDLRLMDSGPKNGLKEIQLPPVQPGSSIMPGKYNPVMAEMTSMVCFQVMGYDNAISLAAQAGQLELNVMMPLIAYNLIHSIEILGNTISALTTSCIQGITANKERCLAYAEGSLALVTALNPHIGYLNAAAVAKESLETGKSLRQIVLAKGLMTEAELATVLDLEQMSAIVPL